A single Streptomyces mirabilis DNA region contains:
- a CDS encoding ABC transporter permease, whose amino-acid sequence MQLSRSARIALRVAAGVGFACIYVPLALVLVNSFNPDRSASWPPSGLTFRWWSVAWENEGARAALWVSVKAGLGATAIALVLGTLIAFAVARHRFFGRDAISFVVVLPIALPGIVTGIALNSAFSTVLEPLGVGLGLFTVIVGHATFCIVVVFNNVVARLRRTSGSYEEAAMDLGADTFRAFIDVTFPLVRSALLAGGLLAFALSFDEIVVTTFTAGPGIETLPIWIFNNMTRPQQAPVVNVVAAVLVLLSVLPIYAAQRLSADTASGSRV is encoded by the coding sequence GTGCAACTCTCCCGTTCCGCGCGCATCGCGCTCCGCGTCGCCGCAGGGGTCGGCTTCGCGTGCATCTACGTCCCGCTCGCGCTGGTCCTGGTCAATTCCTTCAACCCGGACCGCAGCGCGAGCTGGCCGCCGTCCGGACTCACCTTCCGCTGGTGGTCGGTCGCCTGGGAGAATGAGGGTGCCCGCGCGGCGCTCTGGGTCTCGGTGAAGGCGGGCCTGGGCGCCACGGCCATCGCCCTGGTGCTGGGCACGCTGATCGCCTTCGCCGTGGCCCGGCACCGGTTCTTCGGCCGCGACGCCATCTCGTTCGTGGTCGTCCTGCCGATCGCGCTGCCCGGCATCGTCACCGGCATCGCGCTCAACTCGGCGTTCAGTACGGTACTTGAGCCACTTGGCGTCGGTCTCGGCCTGTTCACCGTGATCGTCGGTCACGCCACCTTCTGCATCGTGGTCGTCTTCAACAACGTCGTCGCGAGGCTTCGGCGTACCTCGGGCTCGTACGAGGAAGCGGCGATGGATCTGGGCGCGGACACCTTCCGGGCCTTCATCGACGTCACCTTCCCGCTGGTGCGCTCGGCGCTGCTGGCGGGCGGACTGCTCGCCTTCGCGCTCTCCTTCGACGAGATCGTGGTGACGACGTTCACGGCCGGGCCCGGCATCGAGACCCTGCCGATCTGGATCTTCAACAACATGACGCGGCCCCAGCAGGCACCGGTCGTGAACGTCGTGGCGGCGGTGCTCGTCCTGCTCTCCGTGCTCCCGATCTACGCGGCCCAGCGGCTGTCCGCCGACACGGCGTCCGGGAGCCGGGTGTGA
- a CDS encoding ABC transporter permease: MTSTAQAAGRSPVRRLAGTLHRRPRLRLSLLLTAPLLWLAVLYLGSLAVLFVSAFWTTNSFTSEVVKVWSTDNFHALITTPVFRQVILRSIGVALAVTALSAVIAFPVAFYTARIAKPKWRPLLVVAILTPLWASYLVKVYAWRLILSQGGFADWILKPFGLSGPGFGLFAAIIALTYLWLPYMILPIHTALEQLPANLLDASADLGARPGRTFRSVVVPMVLPSVAAGSVFTFSLSLGDYITVQIVGGKTQLIGNLVYSNIELNLPMAAALGTVPVVVIVLYLLAMRRTGALSSL, translated from the coding sequence ATGACCTCCACCGCGCAGGCCGCCGGACGGTCCCCCGTCCGGCGGCTCGCCGGGACCCTGCACCGCCGGCCGCGGCTCAGGCTGTCCCTGCTGCTCACCGCACCGCTGCTGTGGCTGGCCGTGCTCTACCTCGGCTCGCTGGCCGTGCTGTTCGTCTCGGCGTTCTGGACGACCAACTCCTTCACCTCCGAGGTCGTGAAGGTCTGGTCGACCGACAACTTCCACGCCCTGATCACGACGCCTGTCTTCCGGCAGGTGATCCTGCGCAGCATCGGTGTGGCGCTCGCCGTCACCGCTCTGTCCGCGGTGATCGCCTTCCCGGTCGCCTTCTACACGGCCCGCATCGCCAAGCCCAAGTGGCGGCCGTTGCTCGTGGTCGCCATTCTCACGCCGCTGTGGGCGAGTTACCTCGTCAAGGTGTACGCCTGGCGGTTGATCCTCTCTCAAGGAGGCTTCGCCGACTGGATATTGAAGCCCTTCGGGCTCAGCGGACCCGGGTTCGGACTGTTCGCGGCGATCATCGCGCTGACCTACCTCTGGCTGCCGTACATGATCCTGCCGATCCACACGGCACTGGAACAGCTGCCCGCCAACCTGCTCGACGCGTCGGCGGACTTGGGCGCCCGCCCCGGACGCACCTTCCGCTCGGTCGTGGTCCCGATGGTGCTGCCGTCCGTGGCCGCCGGCTCGGTCTTCACCTTCTCGCTCAGCCTCGGGGACTACATCACCGTGCAGATCGTCGGCGGCAAGACCCAGCTGATCGGCAACCTCGTCTACTCCAACATCGAACTGAACCTGCCCATGGCCGCCGCGCTCGGCACGGTCCCCGTCGTCGTCATCGTGCTCTACCTGCTCGCGATGCGCCGCACGGGCGCCTTGAGCAGTCTCTGA